The Pan paniscus chromosome 1, NHGRI_mPanPan1-v2.0_pri, whole genome shotgun sequence genome has a segment encoding these proteins:
- the GSTM3 gene encoding glutathione S-transferase Mu 3: MSCESSMVLGYWDIRGLAHAIRLLLEFTDTSYEEKRYTCGEAPDYDRSQWLDVKFKLDLDFPNLPYLLDGKNKITQSNAILRYIARKHNMCGETEEEKIRVDIIENQVMDFRTQLIRLCYSSDHEKLKPQYLEELPGQLKQFSMFLGKFSWFAGEKLTFVDFLTYDILDQNRIFDPKCLDEFPNLKAFMCRFEALEKIAAYLQSDQFFKMPINNKMAQWGNKPVC, from the exons ATGTCGTGCGAGTCGTCTATGGTTCTCGGGTACTGGGATATTCGTGGG CTGGCGCACGCCATCCGCCTGCTCCTGGAGTTCACGGATACCTCTTATGAGGAGAAACGGTACACGTGCGGGGAAG CTCCTGACTATGATCGAAGCCaatggctggatgtgaaattcaaGCTAGACCTGGACTTTCCTAAT CTGCCCTACCTCCTGGATGGGAAGAACAAGATCACCCAGAGCAATGCCATCTTGCGCTACATCGCTCGCAAGCACAACATGT GTGGTGAGACTGAAGAAGAAAAGATTCGAGTGGACATCATAGAGAACCAAGTAATGGATTTCCGCACACAACTGATAAGGCTCTGTTACAGCTCTGACCAC GAAAAACTGAAGCCTCAGTACTTGGAAGAGCTACCTGGACAACTGAAACAATTCTCCATGTTTCTGGGGAAATTCTCATGGTTTGCTGGGGAAAAG CTCACCTTTGTGGATTTTCTCACCTATGATATCTTGGATCAGAACCGTATATTTGACCCCAAGTGCCTGGATGAGTTCCCAAACCTGAAGGCTTTCATGTGCCGTTTTGAG GCTTTGGAGAAAATCGCTGCCTACTTGCAGTCTGATCAGTTCTTCAAGATGCCCATCAACAACAAGATGGCCCAGTGGGGCAACAAGCCTGTATGCTGA
- the GSTM3 gene encoding glutathione S-transferase Mu 3 isoform X1: MSGIKPLALTVSLVLEGSEDRYHVVRVVYGSRVLGYSWAPDYDRSQWLDVKFKLDLDFPNLPYLLDGKNKITQSNAILRYIARKHNMCGETEEEKIRVDIIENQVMDFRTQLIRLCYSSDHEKLKPQYLEELPGQLKQFSMFLGKFSWFAGEKLTFVDFLTYDILDQNRIFDPKCLDEFPNLKAFMCRFEALEKIAAYLQSDQFFKMPINNKMAQWGNKPVC, from the exons ATGTCGGGTATAAAGCCCCTCGCGCTCACAGTTTCCCTAGTCCTCGAAGGCTCGGAAGACCGTTACCATGTCGTGCGAGTCGTCTATGGTTCTCGGGTACTGGGATATTCGTGGG CTCCTGACTATGATCGAAGCCaatggctggatgtgaaattcaaGCTAGACCTGGACTTTCCTAAT CTGCCCTACCTCCTGGATGGGAAGAACAAGATCACCCAGAGCAATGCCATCTTGCGCTACATCGCTCGCAAGCACAACATGT GTGGTGAGACTGAAGAAGAAAAGATTCGAGTGGACATCATAGAGAACCAAGTAATGGATTTCCGCACACAACTGATAAGGCTCTGTTACAGCTCTGACCAC GAAAAACTGAAGCCTCAGTACTTGGAAGAGCTACCTGGACAACTGAAACAATTCTCCATGTTTCTGGGGAAATTCTCATGGTTTGCTGGGGAAAAG CTCACCTTTGTGGATTTTCTCACCTATGATATCTTGGATCAGAACCGTATATTTGACCCCAAGTGCCTGGATGAGTTCCCAAACCTGAAGGCTTTCATGTGCCGTTTTGAG GCTTTGGAGAAAATCGCTGCCTACTTGCAGTCTGATCAGTTCTTCAAGATGCCCATCAACAACAAGATGGCCCAGTGGGGCAACAAGCCTGTATGCTGA